A region of Drosophila suzukii chromosome 2L, CBGP_Dsuzu_IsoJpt1.0, whole genome shotgun sequence DNA encodes the following proteins:
- the LOC108011637 gene encoding uncharacterized protein: MFKDTEAASTSGFAREVGGAHSTPDAPLPILGATPPEASRTLDRRLNPNAPEFVPDFKASQVAKKLFDDLSPYTRWSTASSEDISYGPRYESIWREATLQQQLRLPNPDFNYSLDPSEYEVGELEFDEVQAMNIGAESYDPLDRSTAVSQAMNPSAEIVGDVQSQLEESLDEGKNHRFQNRHSSRPTRRCCLLM, encoded by the exons ATGTTCAAGGACACCGAGGCTGCATCGACCAGCGGATTCGCACGGGAGGTGGGCGGTGCGCACTCGACACCTGACGCCCCACTGCCCATTCTcggtgccacgccccccgaAGCCAGCCGCACGCTGGACCGCCGCCTAAACCCCAACGCACCTGAGTTCGTGCCCGACTTCAAGGCCAGCCAGGTGGCCAAAAAGCTGTTCGACGACC tttCACCCTACACCCGCTGGAGCACGGCCTCCTCCGAGGACATCTCCTACGGACCCCGCTACGAGTCCATCTGGCGTGAGGCCACCCTTCAGCAACAGCTGCGCCTTCCCAATCCTGACTTCAATTACAGTCTAGATCCCAGTGAGTATGAGGTTGGAGAACTGGAGTTCGACGAGGTTCAGGCCATGAACATCGGAGCCGAATCCTATGATCCCCTCGATCGTAGCACAGCAGTCAGCCAGGCAATGAATCCAAGTGCCGAGATTGTGGGGGACGTCCAATCGCAACTGGAGGAATCCCTGGATGAGGGGAAAAACCATCGCTTTCAGAACCGCCACTCCTCCAGACCGACCAGAAGATGCTGTCTGCTCATGTAG